A portion of the Pseudopipra pipra isolate bDixPip1 chromosome 1, bDixPip1.hap1, whole genome shotgun sequence genome contains these proteins:
- the LOC135418948 gene encoding transmembrane protein 14C-like isoform X2: MAVDWFGFSYAALVTSGGLIGYVKAGSVPSLAAGLFFGGLAGLGAYQLSQNPNNIWLSLITSGTLSAIMGTRFYNSRKLMPAGLIAGVSLLMVGRLALKMLEKPQDK, encoded by the exons ATGGCGGTGGACTGGTTCGGCTTTAGCTACGCCGCCCTGGTGACATCAGGAGGGCTTATTGGCTATGTAAAAGCAG GTAGTGTTCCATCACTAGCTGCTGGCCTGTTCTTTGGGGGTTTGGCTGGACTGGGTGCTTATCAGCTCTCACAGAATCCAAATAATATTTGGCTTTCTTTGa TTACATCTGGAACACTGTCTGCCATCATGGGAACAAGATTTTACAACTCCAGAAAACTCATGCCCGCGGGGCTGATTGCTGGTGTCAG TTTGCTAATGGTTGGAAGATTAGCACTGAAGATGTTAGAAAAGCCCCAGGATAAGTAG
- the LOC135418948 gene encoding transmembrane protein 14EP-like isoform X1 yields MAVDWFGFSYAALVTSGGLIGYVKAGSVPSLAAGLFFGGLAGLGAYQLSQNPNNIWLYTCICCLDCTISHLSYIWNTVCHHGNKILQLQKTHARGADCWCQFANGWKISTEDVRKAPG; encoded by the exons ATGGCGGTGGACTGGTTCGGCTTTAGCTACGCCGCCCTGGTGACATCAGGAGGGCTTATTGGCTATGTAAAAGCAG GTAGTGTTCCATCACTAGCTGCTGGCCTGTTCTTTGGGGGTTTGGCTGGACTGGGTGCTTATCAGCTCTCACAGAATCCAAATAATATTTGGCTTT ACACATGTATCTGCTGCCTGGACTGTACAATCTCTCATTTAAGTTACATCTGGAACACTGTCTGCCATCATGGGAACAAGATTTTACAACTCCAGAAAACTCATGCCCGCGGGGCTGATTGCTGGTGTCAG TTTGCTAATGGTTGGAAGATTAGCACTGAAGATGTTAGAAAAGCCCCAGGATAA